A DNA window from Mus caroli chromosome 8, CAROLI_EIJ_v1.1, whole genome shotgun sequence contains the following coding sequences:
- the Atmin gene encoding ATM interactor has translation MAATEAAAAESAGPAPGVPATPANTRGAAAASSPWRPPESRLQGSRPRPARARAAAPVPPARELIQPTVSELSRAVRTNILCTVRGCGKILPNSPALNMHLVKSHRLQDGIVNPTIRKDLKTTPKFYCCPIKGCPRGPDRPFSQFSLVKQHFMKMHAEKKHKCSKCSNSYGTEWDLKRHEEDCGKTFQCTCGCPYASRTALQSHIYRTGHEIPAEHRDPPSKKRKMESYLQNQTLSSKTTEPLSDQAAPRQGAPEADALEVKPAASLEDSCSSHTKKQSISTPPRCPQKLLLPKPKVALVKLPVMQFSPVPVFVPTADSSAQPVVLGVDHSSAASALHLVPLSVGTLILSLDSEACSLKESLPLSKIISPVVEPMNTGVQVNLGKSLCSPLQEVGSVCQRTSISSSNVQTDLTYASANLIPSAPWLGPDSSVSSCSQTDLSFDSQVSLPVSVHTQTLVPSSKVTSSIAAQTDAFIDACFQPGGVSRETQTSRMQNRTNDSVPVGHTGLCGDIFESVHASYSVPTDTIMSSSLVAETGTHGLPPQSDPKILGQVMEKSAPVLNFSAQNGMLPAQTMTDNQTQTIDLLSDLENILSSNLPGQTLDNRSLLSDTNPGPDAQLPAGSAQNSGIDFDIEEFLSASNIQTQTEESELSSMSTEPVLESLDIETQTDVFLSDPSTQPYGFRAGSGFLGLEMFDTQTQTDLNFFLDSSPHLPLGSILKHSSFSMSTDSSDTETQTEGASPAQHGPALESKVQLSSTETQTMSSGFEPLGNLFLTSNETQTAMDDFLLADLAWNTMESQFSSVETQTCAELHAVSSF, from the exons ATGGCGGCCACGGAGGCGGCGGCGGCCGAGTCTGCGGGTCCGGCCCCGGGTGTCCCGGCCACGCCGGCGAACACGCGGGGAGCCGCCGCCGCCTCTAGCCCGTGGAGGCCGCCCGAGTCGCGACTGCAAGGCAGCCGACCGAGACCGGCCAGGGCTCGGGCCGCGGCCCCGGTGCCACCGGCCCGGGAGCTGATCCAGCCGACTGTGAGCGAGCTGTCCCGGGCTGTGCGCACCAATATTCTGTGCACCGTGCGCGGCTGCGGCAAGATCCTGCCCAACAGCCCTGCGCTCAACATGCACCTCGTCAAGAGCCACCGACTGCAG GATGGCATAGTAAACCCGACGATAAGGAAAGACTTGAAAACTACACCGAAATTCTACTGTTGTCCAATCAAAGGATGTCCTCGAGGCCCCGACCGACcattttctcagttttctctGGTTAAACAG CACTTTATGAAAATGCATGCAGAGAAGAAGCACAAATGCAGTAAGTGCAGTAATTCCTATGGCACCGAGTGGGACCTGAAAAGACACGAGGAGGATTGTGGCAAGACCTTCCAGTGTACGTGCGGCTGTCCCTACGCCAGCAGAACTGCACTACAGTCTCACATCTACCGAACTGGCCACGAGATCCCTGCAGAGCACAG AGACCCACCtagtaaaaaaaggaaaatggaaagctaCCTACAAAACCAAACGTTGTCCAGTAAAACCACTGAACCACTGAGCGACCAAGCAGCCCCGCGCCAAGGTGCTCCTGAAGCAGATGCTCTGGAGGTAAAGCCTGCAGCATCCCTCGAAGACTCCTGTAGCTCCCACACCAAAAAGCAGAGCATCTCGACGCCTCCCAGGTGTCCCCAGAAGTTGCTGTTACCAAAGCCCAAGGTGGCTCTGGTTAAACTTCCGGTCATgcagttttcccctgtgcctgtcTTTGTGCCTACAGCGGATTCCTCGGCCCAGCCTGTGGTGTTAGGTGTGGATCACAGTtctgcagccagtgctctgcaCTTAGTACCCTTGTCGGTAGGAACCTTGATCCTCAGCCTGGACTCAGAGGCCTGCTCTCTGAAAGAGAGCCTACCTCTCTCAAAAATTATCAGTCCTGTTGTTGAGCCAATGAATACAGGTGTTCAAGTGAACTTGGGTAAAAGTCTGTGTAGTCCTTTACAAGAGGTAGGGAGTGTGTGTCAGAGGACCAGCATTTCCTCAAGCAACGTGCAGACAGATCTGACCTATGCCTCAGCCAACTTGATACCCTCTGCTCCGTGGCTCGGCCCTGATTCCTCTGTGTCATCCTGTTCTCAGACTGACCTGTCGTTTGATTCTCAAGTGTCCCTTCCTGTTAGTGTCCACACCCAGACGTTGGTGCCCAGCTCTAAGGTCACTTCATCCATAGCTGCTCAGACAGATGCATTTATAGATGCCTGTTTCCAGCCTGGTGGGGTCTCCAGGGAAACCCAGACCAGCAGGATGCAGAACCGCACAAACGACTCAGTGCCAGTGGGCCACACTGGCCTGTGTGGGGACATTTTTGAAAGCGTGCATGCGTCTTACAGTGTGCCCACTGACACCATCATGAGTAGCAGCTTAGTTGCAGAGACAGGGACTCACGGTCTGCCACCTCAGAGTGACCCTAAGATCTTAGGCCAAGTCATGGAAAAGTCTGCACCTGTGTTAAACTTCAGTGCCCAGAACGGCATGCTTCCTGCACAAACCATGACAGATAATCAGACCCAAACCATAGATCTACTGAGTGACTTGGAAAACATCTTGTCAAGTAACCTGCCAGGTCAAACACTGGATAACCGGAGTCTCTTGTCCGACACAAACCCTGGGCCTGACGCCCAGCTCCCGGCTGGCTCAGCGCAGAATTCTGGGATTGATTTTGATATTGAAGAGTTCCTCTCAGCCTCCAATATCCAGACCCAGACTGAGGAGAGTGAGCTCAGCTCCATGAGCACTGAGCCGGTCCTGGAGTCCCTGGACATCGAGACGCAGACTGATGTCTTCCTCTCAGATCCCTCCACACAGCCCTATGGGTTCAGAGCAGGGTCAGGCTTCCTGGGCCTTGAGATGtttgacacacagacacaaacagacttAAACTTCTTCTTAGACAGTAGTCCTCACCTGCCCCTGGGCAGCATCCTGAAACACTCCAGCTTCTCCATGAGTACCGACTCCTCTGACACAGAGACCCAAACTGAAGGAGCCTCCCCTGCTCAGCACGGACCTGCTCTGGAGAGCAAGGTCCAGTTGAGCAGCACAGAAACACAGACCATGAGTTCTGGCTTCGAGCCCCTGGGGAACTTGTTCCTCACCAGCAACGAAACTCAGACGGCAATGGATGACTTCCTTCTAGCCGATCTGGCCTGGAATACGATGGAGTCCCAGTTCAGCTCCGTGGAAACCCAGACGTGCGCAGAGCTGCATGCTGTCTCCAGCTTCTGA